The Lagenorhynchus albirostris chromosome 6, mLagAlb1.1, whole genome shotgun sequence genome includes a window with the following:
- the ATP5MC3 gene encoding ATP synthase F(0) complex subunit C3, mitochondrial — MFACAKLACTPALIRAGSRVAYRPISASVLSRPEARTGESSTVFNGAQNGVSQLIQREFQTSAVSRDIDTAAKFIGAGAATVGVAGSGAGIGTVFGSLIIGYARNPSLKQQLFSYAILGFALSEAMGLFCLMVAFLILFAM, encoded by the exons ATGTTCGCCTGCGCCAAGCTCGCCTGCACCCCAGCTCTG ATCCGAGCTGGATCCAGAGTTGCATACAGACCAATTTCTGCATCAGTGTTATCTCGACCAGAGGCTAGGACTGGAGAG AGCTCTACGGTATTTAATGGGGCCCAGAATGGTGTGTCTCAGTTAATCCAAAGGGAGTTCCAGACCAGTGCAGTCAGCAGAGACATTGATACTGCGGCCAAATTTATAGGTGCAGGTGCTGCAACAGTAGGAGTGGCTGGTTCTGGTGCTGGTATTGGCACAGTCTTCGGCAGCCTCATCATTGGTTACGCCAG AAACCCTTCGCTGAAACAGCAGCTGTTCTCATATGCTATCCTGGGATTTGCCTTGTCTGAAGCTATGGGTCTCTTTTGTTTGATGGTTGCTTTCTTGATTTTGTTTGCCATGTAA